One segment of Salvelinus alpinus chromosome 1, SLU_Salpinus.1, whole genome shotgun sequence DNA contains the following:
- the LOC139576808 gene encoding nucleolar protein 12-like, giving the protein MKNMKNWNKKEKGKHEKFKPGSKKREKCVVMFNDNERQEYLTGFHKRKVERRKAAVVEIQTKIKEEQKRVKEERHKEYLKLLQERKEALDEDDDEEDELEDVITGTTESVQYDHPNHTVTVTTISDLDLTGASLFAPATNQITEDGEEEEVEELEKMSAMPKKSGNPILNKKICSLNASLHAHQTQRKGSRKGKQEGKGRGRPTDKKPGATDKKGRIEKNRVGRTSKKQRRRLTGKRVHHKD; this is encoded by the exons ATGAAAAACATGAAGAACTGGAACAAAAAGGAAAAGGGGAAGCATGAGAAATTTAAACCTGGATCTAAGAAAAGAGAGAAATGTGTGGTCATGTTCAACGATAACGAGCGACA GGAGTATCTGACAGGATTCCACAAGAGAaaggtggagaggaggaaagcaGCAGTGGTGGAAATCCAGACCAAGATAAAGGAGGAGCAGAAGAGAGTCAAAGAAGAG AGACACAAGGAGTATTTGAAGTTGCTGCAGGAAAGAAAAGAGGCTCTCG atgaggatgatgatgaagaaGATGAATTGGAGGATGTGATAACGGGCACAACCGAGTCTGTACAGTACGATCACCCCAACCATACTGTTACTGTGACAACCATCAGTGACCTTGACCTCACAGGGGCCAGCCTCTTTGCGCCAGCAACCAATCAG ATTACTGAggatggtgaggaggaggaggtggaggagctggAGAAAATGAGCGCTATGCCAAAGAAATCTGGGAATCCCATCCTCAATAAAAA AATCTGCTCACTGAACGCCTCGCTCCACGCTCACCAGACGCAGCGGAAGGGAAGCAGGAAAGGGAAGCAGGAAGGCAAAGGACGAGGCCGGCCAACAGACAAGAAGCCAGGTGCCACAGACAAGAAGGGCAGAATTGAGAAGAACAGAGTTGGGAGGACCAGCAAAAAGCAAAGACGCAGACTGACTGGGAAGAGGGTACATCACAAGGACTGA